A single region of the Thermoleophilum album genome encodes:
- a CDS encoding HU family DNA-binding protein has product MTKAEFIDRVAQKTNFTKADAERAVNAFLEVVTETLKRGGEVNFTGFGKFSVTKRAARQGINPRTGEKIKIAAAKVPRFTPGSQLKNAVK; this is encoded by the coding sequence GTGACAAAGGCAGAGTTCATCGATCGGGTCGCCCAGAAGACGAACTTCACGAAGGCTGACGCCGAGCGCGCGGTCAACGCCTTCCTCGAGGTCGTGACCGAGACGCTGAAACGCGGCGGCGAGGTCAACTTCACCGGCTTCGGCAAGTTCTCGGTCACGAAGCGTGCCGCCCGTCAGGGCATCAACCCGCGCACCGGTGAGAAGATCAAGATCGCGGCCGCCAAGGTGCCGCGCTTCACGCCCGGCTCGCAGCTCAAGAACGCGGTCAAGTAG
- a CDS encoding TldD/PmbA family protein has translation MSGDGHGRASAGAGAAGRRHELAARAAAETALEAAVAAGAEAADAWAERRRSRRVVVWREAVEELGEAVSCGVGVRAFVDGRWGFAYASGFASDELAEAARAAVALARIADRETGAGLPDHCGQAGVPDLADERLLAATSDHCVELARACERAARAQRAVTDVEQVVYQDAWLEVALANSASFAGAFTASSAWMYCTAFAGEVGERMSGFGLDIARAPHGLDPERTGREAGERAALLAGATKPPSRRCAVVFDAFAAAALVAAVGEMLSAEQVERGRSPFADKLGAEVASSSLTIADDATLPDGPASAPFDGEGSPTGRTELIAGGRLLTFVHDVRTARRAGTNTTANALRSSYRTPPVVGVSNLVVAGEQVPFAQLLATLGDGFYITDLSGLHSGVNPVSGTFSVGASGVVVRGGELAEPAREMTVAGSLTDLLRNVQALGDDRRWVPLAGSVSTPSLLVDGITVSGR, from the coding sequence GTGAGCGGGGACGGACACGGGCGAGCGAGCGCCGGCGCGGGTGCCGCCGGCCGGCGGCACGAGCTAGCCGCCCGCGCTGCCGCGGAGACCGCGCTTGAGGCGGCGGTCGCTGCCGGCGCCGAGGCGGCCGACGCGTGGGCGGAGCGACGTCGCAGCCGTCGCGTCGTCGTCTGGCGCGAAGCCGTCGAAGAGCTCGGCGAGGCGGTTTCTTGCGGCGTCGGGGTGCGGGCGTTTGTCGACGGGCGCTGGGGTTTCGCCTACGCCTCCGGCTTCGCCAGCGACGAGCTTGCCGAAGCGGCGCGGGCGGCGGTCGCCCTCGCGCGGATCGCCGATCGCGAGACAGGCGCTGGTTTGCCCGACCACTGTGGGCAGGCAGGGGTGCCCGACCTCGCTGACGAACGTCTGCTTGCGGCGACCAGCGACCACTGTGTCGAGCTGGCGCGGGCTTGCGAGCGCGCGGCGCGCGCACAGCGTGCCGTCACCGACGTCGAGCAGGTGGTCTACCAGGACGCCTGGCTCGAGGTGGCGCTCGCCAACAGCGCGTCGTTCGCTGGCGCCTTCACCGCGTCCTCCGCCTGGATGTACTGCACCGCTTTCGCCGGCGAGGTTGGCGAGCGGATGAGCGGTTTCGGTCTCGACATCGCGCGGGCGCCGCACGGGCTCGACCCGGAGCGGACCGGCCGCGAGGCAGGCGAGCGGGCAGCGCTACTCGCCGGTGCTACGAAACCGCCGAGCCGTCGCTGCGCGGTCGTGTTCGACGCCTTCGCTGCTGCTGCCCTCGTCGCCGCCGTGGGCGAGATGCTCTCGGCCGAACAGGTCGAGCGCGGCCGCTCGCCGTTCGCCGACAAGCTCGGTGCCGAGGTCGCTTCTTCGTCGCTGACGATCGCCGACGACGCGACGCTGCCCGACGGTCCGGCGAGCGCTCCGTTCGACGGCGAAGGATCGCCCACAGGGCGCACCGAGCTGATCGCCGGGGGGCGTCTTTTGACGTTCGTCCACGACGTGCGCACCGCCCGCCGGGCAGGCACGAACACCACCGCCAACGCCCTGCGCAGCTCGTACCGGACGCCGCCCGTGGTCGGCGTGTCCAACCTCGTCGTCGCGGGCGAGCAGGTGCCTTTCGCGCAGCTTCTGGCGACGCTCGGCGACGGCTTCTACATCACCGACCTGAGCGGCTTGCACTCGGGTGTGAACCCGGTCTCGGGGACCTTCTCGGTCGGCGCGTCGGGCGTGGTCGTGCGCGGCGGAGAGCTCGCCGAGCCGGCGCGCGAAATGACCGTCGCGGGTTCGTTGACCGACCTGTTGCGCAACGTGCAGGCGCTCGGCGACGACCGACGCTGGGTGCCGCTGGCAGGCAGCGTCTCGACGCCCTCGCTCCTCGTCGACGGCATCACCGTCTCTGGCCGCTAG
- a CDS encoding TldD/PmbA family protein — MAEASTLVAPDVAERVLARLLAHGGELGELFCEERRSLALVRDDRRLERPQLGSERGACLRIVRDGATFYGYTDSVSEGELLALAASLASAARAGARTPAPLAAPRQRRLHDVAVAPTAVSIADKADLVARVDEAARAQGVAVVQVRAGYAESTRRVAIFNSDGVSACDERTRVRLTCQAVARRDGRTESGVETRGGCAGFELVADATDVGERAAQKALALLDAVDAPTGEMPVVVGNGFGGVLLHEAVGHGLEADAVQKGASVYAGLLGKRVAPPFVTAYDDGALAGAWGSDGCDDEGTATQRTTIIAEGELVGYLYDLVRAREANAAPTGNGRRESYRHPPLPRMTNTYFARGDASPEDLIAGVRRGLYAVSFGGGQVEPATGDFVFGVSEGYLIENGRVTAPVRGATLVGNCLRALAAIDGIADDLEIATGFCGKGGQSVPAGVGQPHVRLRSITVGGTRA, encoded by the coding sequence GTGGCTGAGGCATCCACGCTGGTCGCTCCCGATGTCGCCGAACGTGTGCTGGCGCGTCTTCTCGCGCACGGTGGTGAGCTCGGCGAGCTGTTCTGCGAGGAGCGGCGGTCGCTGGCGCTGGTGCGCGACGATCGCAGGCTCGAGCGCCCGCAGCTCGGGTCGGAGCGCGGCGCCTGTCTGCGCATCGTCCGCGACGGGGCGACCTTCTACGGCTACACCGACAGCGTCAGCGAGGGCGAGCTTTTGGCTCTGGCCGCCTCGCTCGCGAGCGCGGCGCGGGCGGGTGCGCGCACGCCGGCGCCGCTCGCCGCGCCGCGGCAGCGCCGGCTGCACGACGTCGCGGTCGCCCCGACGGCGGTGAGCATCGCCGACAAGGCCGATCTCGTCGCTCGCGTAGACGAAGCCGCCCGCGCCCAGGGCGTCGCGGTGGTCCAGGTCCGAGCCGGCTACGCCGAAAGCACTCGCCGTGTCGCGATCTTCAACTCCGACGGTGTGTCCGCCTGCGACGAGCGCACGCGTGTGCGCCTCACCTGCCAAGCCGTAGCTCGCCGCGACGGGCGCACCGAAAGCGGCGTCGAGACGCGCGGCGGCTGCGCCGGCTTCGAGCTTGTCGCCGACGCCACCGACGTCGGCGAGCGCGCTGCACAGAAGGCGCTGGCGCTGCTAGATGCAGTCGATGCGCCGACCGGCGAGATGCCGGTGGTGGTGGGCAACGGTTTCGGCGGCGTCCTGTTGCACGAAGCGGTCGGCCACGGGCTCGAGGCGGACGCTGTCCAGAAAGGCGCGAGCGTCTACGCGGGGTTGCTCGGCAAGCGTGTCGCCCCGCCGTTCGTCACCGCTTACGACGACGGCGCGCTCGCTGGCGCGTGGGGCAGCGATGGTTGCGACGACGAGGGAACGGCGACCCAGCGCACGACGATCATCGCGGAGGGCGAGCTCGTGGGCTACCTCTACGACCTCGTGCGGGCGCGCGAGGCCAACGCCGCGCCGACCGGCAACGGCCGCCGTGAGTCGTACCGGCACCCACCCCTGCCGCGCATGACGAACACCTACTTCGCTCGCGGCGACGCCTCTCCCGAAGATCTCATCGCGGGCGTGAGGCGCGGCTTGTACGCCGTCTCCTTCGGCGGAGGCCAAGTCGAACCGGCGACGGGCGACTTCGTCTTCGGCGTCTCCGAGGGCTACCTGATCGAGAACGGCCGCGTGACCGCACCCGTGCGCGGCGCGACGCTAGTCGGCAACTGTCTGCGCGCCCTTGCGGCGATCGACGGGATCGCCGACGACCTCGAGATCGCCACTGGCTTCTGTGGCAAGGGCGGGCAGTCGGTGCCCGCTGGGGTCGGCCAGCCCCACGTGCGCCTGCGCTCGATCACCGTCGGAGGGACGCGGGCGTGA
- a CDS encoding GGDEF domain-containing protein, translating to MLSRLLDRVSTFLCRNDAERGRLIDVNRRMRFASRVSVLLFLAVALIGLPTFGPLYLLPVPPAAAIFFAAQRRLRRSNRPELLLAGAWLAAELATAAAIVLAHGPSLHLLPALALPTLLVSAVFPTRVAVAGMFATWVIIALTALAADPHLVLSEPPYAVYPMGVLGALTMLFSLGRSADQASRASAIVDRLTGAFNRAALIPRLAELDHLIAGSGRRVAVIVGDLDGFKLINDTHGHDVGDQVLREVAERLRAELGPYTPLYRFGGEEFLVLLPDACEKDAVALAERMRQAVRSAPLAGLRVTMSFGVACAGSDAFDFDEVFRAADAALYAAKRRGRDRVCSSGTCPEANLPRRRRTDVEIKVEPSGLAAPSGQVPPSARDQGLLHEQIEQARAEHGNWLVQDELEREHMLDMRDRLERVSALAWLSGTAAVIFAAPWYGWAPVLAVLVVAPPFRILSARLRHMRRPEFPLIIGWTIAQAVMGCGYFFVEGKPLHSLIVLVPFASIYAIVLPRRGAMWTGFFSVFVIIGAALICDAERALAEPVLVAIPLALLGTGCLVGSVIGSSAIDHRSVAVIDELTGLFNRRALEAKIAELVAVSRAGEQQVALIVGDIDRFKLINDEHGHARGDAVLAEVAQRLRDELRAFDSVYRLGGEEFVILLPGVDEEAGAGIAERLRTAVARQAIEGLAVTMSFGVAATVPDEVFDFDRLFRAADGALYRAKRAGRDRVEVVRPRESELAAAAAAA from the coding sequence ATGCTCTCCCGCCTCCTCGATCGCGTTAGCACCTTCCTGTGCCGCAACGACGCCGAGCGCGGCCGGCTGATCGACGTCAACCGCCGCATGCGCTTCGCGTCGCGAGTGTCGGTGTTGCTGTTCCTGGCGGTGGCGCTTATCGGGCTTCCGACGTTCGGCCCGCTCTACCTGCTGCCGGTGCCGCCTGCAGCGGCGATCTTCTTCGCCGCGCAGCGTCGCTTGCGCCGGTCGAACCGCCCCGAGCTTTTGCTCGCCGGCGCGTGGCTCGCGGCCGAGCTCGCGACCGCTGCGGCCATCGTCCTGGCCCATGGCCCGTCGCTTCACCTGCTACCGGCGCTCGCGCTCCCCACCCTTCTCGTCAGTGCGGTGTTCCCGACCCGCGTCGCCGTCGCCGGCATGTTCGCCACGTGGGTGATCATCGCCCTCACAGCGCTTGCCGCCGATCCCCACCTCGTCCTTAGCGAACCACCGTACGCCGTCTACCCGATGGGCGTGCTCGGGGCTTTGACGATGCTGTTCTCGCTCGGACGCAGCGCCGACCAGGCGTCGCGAGCGAGCGCGATCGTCGATCGCCTGACCGGAGCGTTCAACCGTGCAGCACTGATTCCGCGGCTCGCCGAGCTCGACCACCTGATCGCCGGGTCGGGACGCCGCGTCGCTGTCATCGTCGGCGACCTCGACGGCTTCAAGCTCATCAACGACACGCACGGACACGACGTCGGCGATCAGGTGCTGCGCGAGGTGGCGGAGCGGCTGCGCGCCGAGCTCGGCCCGTACACGCCGCTGTACCGCTTCGGCGGCGAGGAGTTTCTGGTCCTCCTTCCGGACGCATGCGAGAAGGACGCGGTGGCACTCGCCGAGCGGATGCGCCAAGCCGTGCGTTCGGCACCGCTCGCAGGTTTGCGCGTGACGATGTCGTTCGGCGTCGCCTGCGCTGGCAGCGACGCGTTCGACTTCGACGAAGTCTTCCGGGCCGCCGACGCCGCGCTGTACGCAGCCAAGCGACGGGGTCGCGATCGCGTGTGCTCGTCGGGCACCTGCCCCGAGGCCAACCTTCCCCGTCGACGCCGGACGGATGTCGAAATCAAGGTGGAACCGTCGGGGCTGGCAGCACCCAGCGGACAGGTTCCACCGAGCGCGCGCGACCAGGGTCTGCTTCACGAGCAGATCGAGCAGGCACGCGCCGAGCACGGAAACTGGCTCGTGCAAGACGAACTTGAGCGCGAGCACATGCTCGACATGCGCGACCGCTTGGAGCGCGTCTCGGCGCTCGCGTGGCTTTCCGGAACGGCGGCGGTGATCTTCGCCGCGCCGTGGTACGGGTGGGCGCCGGTCCTGGCCGTTCTCGTCGTGGCGCCGCCCTTCCGCATCCTCTCGGCACGCCTGCGGCACATGCGGCGCCCCGAGTTCCCGCTGATCATCGGGTGGACGATCGCCCAAGCGGTGATGGGTTGCGGTTACTTCTTCGTCGAGGGCAAGCCGCTCCATTCGTTGATCGTGCTGGTGCCCTTCGCGAGCATCTACGCGATCGTCCTGCCGCGGCGGGGGGCGATGTGGACAGGTTTCTTCAGCGTGTTCGTGATCATCGGGGCGGCGTTGATCTGCGACGCCGAGCGAGCACTCGCCGAGCCGGTGCTAGTCGCCATACCGCTCGCACTGCTCGGCACCGGTTGCCTGGTGGGCTCGGTAATCGGCTCGTCGGCGATCGACCACCGCTCGGTGGCGGTGATCGACGAGCTCACCGGTCTGTTCAACCGCCGTGCGCTCGAGGCCAAGATCGCCGAGCTCGTCGCCGTCAGCCGTGCCGGCGAGCAACAGGTCGCGCTGATCGTCGGCGACATCGATCGCTTCAAGCTGATCAACGACGAGCACGGCCACGCGCGCGGCGACGCTGTGCTCGCCGAGGTGGCGCAACGTCTACGCGACGAACTGCGCGCCTTCGACTCCGTCTACCGCCTCGGCGGCGAAGAGTTCGTGATCCTGCTGCCGGGCGTCGACGAGGAGGCGGGAGCGGGGATCGCCGAGCGGTTGCGGACTGCCGTGGCGCGCCAGGCGATCGAAGGGCTCGCCGTGACGATGTCGTTCGGTGTCGCCGCGACGGTTCCCGACGAGGTCTTCGACTTCGACCGCCTCTTCCGGGCCGCCGACGGTGCTCTCTATCGCGCCAAGCGCGCCGGACGCGACCGCGTCGAGGTCGTTCGCCCGCGCGAGAGTGAGCTTGCGGCTGCGGCTGCCGCTGCCTGA